A single Methylobacterium sp. 17Sr1-1 DNA region contains:
- a CDS encoding pentapeptide repeat-containing protein — MNTRPQAPLDPRVGTLLAEIAAGNGAALDRDGRPLDLRAADLSRQHLAPLAGEAAWWDADRQGLNLAGAAMPGSDLEQADLTGATLKRARLGGALARSANFSGALIEEADFGKADLSGARFTGVAGGQADFTEAMLEDASFRDASLRFARLPRSLLDGADFSGADLWGADFTGADADYTRFRGARLDEVNLSDTNLTHADFEGASLTKARLVGSRLRSAKLSGAKLDGADLSGADLSAAMLVRLDLSSCALRHARFAGAWLNGTRFRAAQIGEAVGEEVAGEYEAAKASYLALEQNFESIGSRDEAGWAYRRRRRMGRLHAGALFRAAWRERERNGLLRHGYRWLADRFVEWLCDYGESLSRLFRAFAVLIVVFAGLFGLTGGLIPEGSGAPTYNALDLLSYSALNMMTANPPEIGIKPVGRVTNLLVGVQGGTGIVLMGLFGFVLGNRLRR; from the coding sequence GTGAATACCCGCCCGCAAGCCCCGCTCGATCCGCGTGTCGGCACCCTCCTCGCCGAGATCGCGGCGGGGAACGGCGCGGCCCTGGACCGGGACGGCCGGCCCCTCGACCTGCGCGCCGCGGATCTGAGCCGCCAGCACCTCGCGCCGCTCGCCGGGGAGGCGGCGTGGTGGGATGCGGACCGCCAGGGCCTGAACCTCGCAGGCGCCGCGATGCCCGGCAGCGACCTGGAGCAGGCCGACCTCACCGGTGCCACCCTGAAGCGCGCCCGGCTCGGCGGGGCGCTGGCCCGCTCGGCGAATTTTTCGGGAGCGCTGATCGAGGAGGCGGATTTCGGCAAGGCCGACCTCAGCGGCGCCCGCTTCACCGGCGTGGCGGGCGGGCAGGCGGACTTCACCGAGGCGATGCTGGAGGATGCGAGCTTCCGGGACGCCTCCTTGCGCTTCGCACGCCTGCCGCGCAGCCTGCTCGATGGCGCGGATTTCTCCGGCGCCGACCTGTGGGGGGCCGACTTCACGGGGGCCGACGCCGACTACACCCGGTTTCGCGGCGCGCGCCTCGACGAGGTGAACCTCTCCGACACCAACCTGACCCACGCCGATTTCGAGGGCGCGAGCCTGACCAAGGCGCGGCTCGTCGGCTCGCGCCTGCGCAGCGCCAAGCTGAGCGGCGCCAAGCTCGACGGAGCGGATCTCTCGGGCGCCGACCTGTCGGCCGCGATGCTGGTGCGGCTCGATCTCTCCTCCTGCGCCCTGCGCCACGCGCGCTTCGCCGGCGCCTGGCTCAACGGCACCCGGTTTCGCGCCGCGCAGATCGGCGAGGCGGTGGGCGAGGAGGTCGCCGGCGAGTACGAGGCGGCGAAGGCGAGCTACCTGGCGCTGGAGCAGAATTTCGAGAGCATCGGCAGCCGCGACGAGGCCGGCTGGGCCTATCGCCGGCGCCGGCGCATGGGCCGGTTGCATGCCGGAGCGCTGTTCCGGGCCGCGTGGCGGGAGCGCGAGCGCAACGGCCTCCTGCGCCACGGCTACCGCTGGCTCGCCGACCGCTTCGTCGAGTGGCTGTGCGATTACGGCGAGAGCCTGTCGCGGCTGTTTCGCGCCTTCGCGGTGCTGATCGTGGTCTTCGCCGGGCTGTTCGGCCTCACCGGCGGCCTGATCCCGGAGGGCAGCGGCGCGCCGACCTACAACGCCCTCGATCTCCTGAGCTACAGCGCCCTGAACATGATGACGGCGAACCCGCCGGAGATCGGCATCAAGCCGGTCGGACGGGTCACCAACCTGCTGGTCGGGGTGCAGGGCGGGACCGGCATCGTGCTGATGGGGCTGTTCGGCTTCGTGCTGGGGAACCGGCTGCGGCGGTGA
- a CDS encoding 2-dehydro-3-deoxy-6-phosphogalactonate aldolase, with protein sequence MDVTGWLLRCPLVAILRGVTPDEVEAIGEALVAAGVVILEVPLNSPEPVESVRRLAARLGDRALVGAGTFRREAEVAAVAEAGGRLLVTPHADPALVRAAKARGMVAMPGFLTPAEAFALLDAGADALKLFPAEAGGPPMLKALRAVLPKGTPLLPVGGVDVRSLPAWREAGASGYGCGSSLYKPGDTPDAVAAKAKALIAAL encoded by the coding sequence ATGGATGTGACGGGCTGGCTCTTGCGCTGCCCCCTGGTGGCGATCCTGAGGGGCGTCACGCCCGACGAGGTCGAGGCCATCGGCGAGGCACTGGTGGCGGCGGGCGTCGTGATCCTCGAAGTGCCGTTGAACTCGCCCGAGCCGGTCGAGAGCGTGCGCCGCCTGGCCGCCCGCCTCGGCGACCGGGCGCTCGTCGGCGCCGGCACCTTCCGCCGCGAGGCCGAGGTCGCGGCGGTGGCCGAGGCCGGCGGACGCCTCCTGGTGACGCCCCACGCCGATCCGGCCCTGGTGCGCGCCGCCAAGGCCCGCGGCATGGTGGCGATGCCGGGCTTCCTGACGCCGGCCGAGGCGTTCGCGCTGCTCGATGCCGGTGCCGACGCCCTCAAGCTGTTTCCGGCCGAGGCCGGCGGCCCGCCGATGCTGAAGGCCCTGCGGGCGGTGTTGCCGAAGGGCACGCCGCTGCTCCCGGTCGGGGGCGTCGATGTGCGAAGCCTGCCGGCTTGGCGCGAGGCCGGCGCCAGCGGTTACGGCTGCGGCTCGTCGCTCTACAAGCCCGGCGACACGCCGGACGCGGTCGCCGCCAAGGCGAAGGCCTTGATCGCCGCGCTCTGA
- a CDS encoding FAD/NAD(P)-binding protein: MRTTLPPLAVIGAGFSGTMAALHLSRLMPERPVLLCEKSGAFARGLAYATGCSDHLLNVRATNMSAFPDQPEHFSRWLEACPLDGAAWTRSTPAGVFAARGLYGRYLTDLLLTALSEPGHAPRLMLENDEVVDLAPVEDGFDLTLAAGRRRRVAGAILACGNLRAPREPRSRYAVDPWGDAPLDDLRSDLPLLIVGTGLTMVDAVAALRQRRFAGPILAVSRHGLLPQVHAASAPWPAPEIPATARRSLRALLRFLRDETRRAAAAGIDWRSVIDALRGSSIGLWRGLPPAEQRRFLRHVRAFWDVHRHRMAPPAAEIIGRELAGGGLTLMRARVVAVEDVAGHARVSLRERGAAAPRIVDVQRIIDASGVGRVADTDDLLLRRLMARGLIRPDGLGLGLAVAEDLAVLDQRGEAGRPLWTLGPLLRGTLWECTAVPDIRSQAAELARIVAARLHGVAPGAGQETA; the protein is encoded by the coding sequence ATGCGCACGACCCTTCCACCCCTCGCGGTGATCGGCGCCGGGTTCAGCGGCACCATGGCGGCCTTGCACCTGAGCCGGCTGATGCCGGAGCGTCCGGTTCTGCTATGCGAGAAATCGGGCGCCTTCGCGCGCGGGCTCGCCTACGCGACCGGCTGCAGCGATCATCTGCTCAACGTCCGCGCCACCAACATGAGCGCGTTTCCGGACCAGCCGGAGCATTTCTCGCGCTGGCTGGAGGCCTGCCCGCTCGATGGAGCCGCCTGGACCCGCTCGACGCCGGCCGGTGTGTTCGCGGCGCGCGGGCTCTACGGCCGGTACCTCACCGACCTCCTGCTGACGGCCTTGTCCGAGCCGGGGCACGCGCCGCGGCTGATGCTCGAGAACGACGAGGTGGTCGATCTCGCCCCGGTCGAGGACGGGTTCGATCTGACGCTGGCGGCCGGGCGGCGGCGCAGGGTCGCCGGCGCGATCCTGGCCTGCGGCAACCTGCGGGCGCCGCGCGAGCCGCGCAGCCGGTACGCGGTCGACCCCTGGGGCGATGCACCCCTCGACGACCTGCGCTCCGACCTGCCGCTGCTCATCGTCGGGACCGGGCTGACGATGGTCGACGCGGTCGCGGCTCTGCGCCAGCGCCGCTTCGCCGGGCCGATCCTCGCCGTCTCGCGTCACGGATTGCTGCCGCAGGTCCACGCTGCGAGCGCGCCGTGGCCCGCGCCCGAGATCCCGGCCACGGCGCGGCGCTCGCTCCGCGCGCTGCTGCGGTTCCTGCGCGACGAGACCCGGCGGGCCGCGGCGGCCGGAATCGACTGGCGCAGCGTGATCGACGCGTTGCGGGGCTCGAGCATCGGTCTCTGGCGCGGCCTGCCGCCCGCCGAGCAGCGCCGCTTCCTGCGCCACGTCCGGGCCTTCTGGGACGTGCACCGCCACCGGATGGCGCCGCCCGCCGCCGAGATCATCGGCCGCGAGCTTGCCGGCGGCGGACTGACCCTGATGCGCGCCCGGGTGGTCGCGGTCGAGGACGTGGCCGGCCATGCCCGGGTCAGCTTGCGCGAACGGGGGGCCGCCGCACCGCGGATCGTCGACGTGCAGCGGATCATCGACGCCTCCGGCGTCGGGCGCGTCGCCGATACCGACGACCTGCTCCTGCGCCGCCTGATGGCACGCGGGCTGATCCGCCCGGACGGCCTCGGGCTCGGCCTCGCGGTGGCGGAGGATCTCGCGGTGCTCGACCAGCGCGGCGAGGCCGGTCGGCCGCTCTGGACCCTCGGGCCGCTGCTGCGCGGGACGCTGTGGGAATGCACGGCGGTGCCCGACATCCGCAGCCAGGCGGCGGAACTGGCGCGGATCGTGGCGGCGCGGCTGCATGGTGTAGCGCCCGGGGCCGGGCAAGAGACGGCCTGA
- the fahA gene encoding fumarylacetoacetase: MTIPTDLDHTHDVAARCWVPGADGHPDFPIQNLPLGIFSPGDPASMDPSAADGARRAGVAIGDYVLDLPAARAAGLLTGEAAQAVAAAEAGELNGLLALGTRPRRALRDRLFRLLRVESPDRDRVMPLLHPAASCTLHLPARIGDYTDFFVGIHHAAQTGRLLRPDQPLLPNYKHVPVGYHGRASSIRPSGIPVRRPHGQAKPPHLDAPVFGPSRRLDYELELGVWIGPGNDLGTPVPIAEAAGQVAGFCLLNDWSARDIQGWESQPLGPFLAKSFATTISPWIVTPEALAPFRIPQGARPEGDPAPLPYLLDAADQAGGALDLELEIWLATRASREAGSGPHRIARSNARHMYWTVAQMIAHHTSGGCDLRPGDLLGTGTLSGPDPDSCGSLLETTRGGRAPIRLGTGEERRFLEDGDEVILTARGRREGFAPIGFGACRAVVLPA, from the coding sequence ATGACGATCCCGACGGATCTCGACCACACGCACGATGTCGCCGCCCGTTGCTGGGTGCCGGGTGCCGACGGGCATCCGGACTTCCCGATCCAGAACCTGCCGCTCGGGATTTTTTCACCCGGAGACCCGGCGTCGATGGACCCTTCGGCCGCCGACGGCGCGAGGCGGGCCGGCGTCGCGATCGGCGACTACGTCCTCGACCTGCCGGCGGCGCGGGCCGCCGGCCTCCTGACCGGCGAGGCGGCGCAGGCGGTCGCGGCGGCGGAAGCCGGCGAGCTCAACGGGCTTCTCGCCCTCGGCACCCGTCCGCGCCGGGCCCTGCGCGACCGGCTCTTCCGGCTCCTGCGGGTCGAGAGTCCGGACCGCGACCGGGTGATGCCGCTCCTGCATCCCGCCGCGTCCTGCACGCTGCACCTGCCGGCGCGGATCGGCGACTACACCGACTTCTTCGTCGGCATCCATCACGCCGCCCAGACCGGCCGTCTGCTCCGGCCCGACCAGCCGCTGCTGCCGAACTACAAGCACGTGCCGGTCGGCTATCACGGCCGCGCCTCGTCGATCCGGCCCTCCGGCATCCCGGTGCGCCGGCCGCACGGCCAGGCGAAGCCGCCGCATCTCGATGCGCCGGTCTTCGGTCCGTCGCGCCGGCTCGACTACGAGCTTGAACTCGGGGTTTGGATCGGGCCCGGCAACGACCTCGGCACCCCGGTGCCGATCGCCGAGGCGGCCGGGCAGGTGGCGGGCTTCTGCCTGCTCAACGACTGGTCGGCCCGGGACATCCAGGGCTGGGAGTCCCAGCCCCTCGGGCCGTTCCTCGCCAAGAGCTTCGCGACCACGATCTCGCCCTGGATCGTCACGCCGGAGGCGCTGGCGCCGTTCCGCATCCCGCAAGGCGCGCGGCCGGAGGGCGACCCCGCCCCCCTGCCCTACCTGCTCGACGCCGCCGACCAGGCCGGCGGCGCCCTCGACCTCGAACTGGAGATCTGGCTCGCGACCCGGGCCTCGCGCGAGGCCGGTTCGGGCCCGCACCGGATCGCGCGTTCCAACGCCCGGCACATGTACTGGACGGTGGCGCAGATGATCGCCCATCACACCAGCGGCGGCTGCGACCTGCGCCCGGGCGACCTCCTGGGCACCGGCACGCTGTCGGGCCCGGACCCAGATTCCTGCGGCAGCCTGCTCGAGACCACCCGGGGCGGCAGGGCGCCGATCCGCCTCGGTACCGGCGAGGAGCGCCGTTTCCTGGAGGACGGCGACGAAGTCATCCTGACGGCGCGGGGCCGGCGCGAGGGCTTCGCCCCGATCGGCTTCGGCGCCTGCCGGGCGGTGGTACTGCCCGCATGA
- a CDS encoding 2-dehydro-3-deoxygalactonokinase, translating into MIAVDWGTSSARAYRLAPDGAVLARREGAGGILRVPEGGFPAALTEMVGDWLAAGETRVLLSGMVGSRQGWQEAPYLACPAGLDELAAALVPVPFAGASVRLVPGLSAADAAGTPEVMRGEEVQVFGALAGAEDALICLPGSHAKWVRVAGGRIAGFSTSMTGEAFAALSGHTILGRMMTGPAELGPAFEAGVARSAEGGGLLHHLFGTRALGLFGRLAPEDAASYLSGLLIGHDVAAAMTEPALVRLVGSGPLMALYGRAIALKGGKAVAGDPDAAARGLALIGERTEWM; encoded by the coding sequence ATGATCGCGGTGGATTGGGGAACGAGCAGCGCCCGGGCCTATCGGCTCGCGCCGGACGGCGCGGTGCTGGCACGGCGCGAGGGCGCGGGCGGCATCCTGCGGGTGCCCGAGGGCGGCTTTCCGGCGGCCCTCACGGAGATGGTCGGCGACTGGCTGGCGGCCGGGGAGACCCGGGTGCTGCTCTCCGGCATGGTCGGCAGCCGCCAGGGCTGGCAGGAGGCGCCGTATCTCGCCTGTCCGGCGGGGCTCGACGAACTGGCGGCCGCCCTCGTGCCGGTGCCGTTCGCGGGCGCCTCGGTGCGGCTGGTGCCGGGCCTGAGCGCCGCGGACGCGGCGGGCACGCCCGAAGTGATGCGCGGCGAGGAGGTCCAGGTCTTCGGGGCGCTCGCCGGCGCCGAGGACGCGCTGATCTGCCTGCCCGGCAGCCACGCCAAGTGGGTGCGGGTCGCGGGCGGTCGCATCGCCGGCTTCAGCACCAGCATGACCGGCGAGGCCTTCGCGGCGCTCAGCGGTCACACGATCCTCGGCCGGATGATGACCGGGCCGGCGGAGCTGGGCCCCGCCTTCGAGGCGGGCGTCGCCCGCTCGGCGGAAGGCGGCGGCCTGCTCCACCACCTGTTCGGCACCCGGGCCCTCGGATTGTTCGGACGCCTCGCGCCGGAGGATGCGGCGAGCTACCTGTCGGGCCTGCTGATCGGGCACGACGTCGCGGCCGCGATGACCGAACCCGCGCTCGTGCGTCTCGTCGGCTCCGGCCCGCTGATGGCGCTCTACGGCCGGGCCATCGCCCTCAAGGGCGGCAAAGCGGTCGCCGGCGATCCGGACGCCGCCGCCCGCGGCTTGGCGCTGATCGGGGAGAGAACCGAATGGATGTGA
- a CDS encoding acyl carrier protein codes for MTEAEALAALAPLFEEVFGEPVRLTPDLTAEDVEGWDSTRMIELVIAVEAHFRIKLTTREVDGLSRVGDLAALVARKAQA; via the coding sequence GTGACCGAAGCGGAGGCGCTGGCGGCCCTCGCCCCGCTCTTCGAGGAGGTTTTCGGCGAGCCGGTCAGGCTCACGCCGGACCTGACCGCGGAGGATGTCGAGGGCTGGGACTCGACCCGGATGATCGAGCTCGTCATTGCGGTCGAAGCGCATTTTCGCATCAAGCTCACGACCCGGGAGGTCGACGGCCTGTCGCGCGTCGGCGATCTCGCGGCGCTCGTCGCCCGCAAGGCTCAGGCGTGA
- a CDS encoding LysE family translocator has translation MPDPTSLALFVAAALVLAVTPGPGLFYVAARSLAGGRAEGVASSLGTGLGGMVHVVAGGLGVSALVLASAELFAALKLVGAAYLIWIGYRTLRAARREGEAAMPAEAALARGSARAFREGVLVEALNPKTAAFFLAFLPQFIDPSAGPIVLQFVVLGSVSVALNTLADLAVAVAAGRLRRGAASRPGLVRRLREASGAAMIALGLGLALARRPAA, from the coding sequence ATGCCCGATCCGACCTCCCTCGCCCTTTTCGTCGCGGCGGCTCTCGTGCTGGCCGTCACGCCCGGCCCGGGGCTGTTCTACGTCGCGGCGCGAAGCCTCGCCGGGGGCCGGGCCGAAGGCGTGGCGTCCAGCCTCGGCACGGGGCTCGGCGGCATGGTCCACGTCGTGGCGGGTGGGCTCGGCGTCTCCGCCCTGGTGCTCGCCAGCGCGGAGCTGTTCGCCGCCCTGAAGCTCGTGGGGGCGGCCTACCTGATCTGGATCGGCTACCGCACGCTGCGCGCGGCCCGCCGGGAGGGAGAAGCCGCAATGCCGGCCGAAGCCGCGCTTGCCCGTGGCTCCGCACGCGCCTTTCGCGAGGGCGTGCTGGTGGAAGCCCTGAACCCCAAGACGGCAGCGTTCTTCCTGGCCTTCCTGCCGCAATTCATCGACCCGTCCGCCGGGCCGATCGTGCTGCAATTCGTGGTCCTGGGCTCGGTGTCGGTCGCCCTCAACACCCTGGCCGACCTCGCGGTCGCCGTCGCGGCCGGCCGCCTGCGCCGAGGGGCCGCGTCCCGCCCCGGGCTGGTCCGCCGCCTGCGCGAAGCCTCCGGTGCCGCGATGATCGCGCTCGGCCTCGGCCTCGCCCTGGCGCGGCGGCCCGCTGCCTGA
- a CDS encoding dihydrodipicolinate synthase family protein gives MRFTGLSAFPITPAAPEGRVDLPALRRLVARLCGAGVDSIGLLGSTGSYPYLTREERRRALDAALDEAGGRVPVMVGVGALRTDEAVRLAQDARSAGAAAGLLAAVSYTPLTDDEVFEHFSAVARQSGLPLCLYDNPSTTHFRFGTELIGRVSRLPGIVAVKSPGQEPQAVAGHLAGLRAVVAPDVSLGYSGDWTTTEALIAGADAWYSVVAGLFPQAALGIVRAAQRGDAAEARRLDARLAPLWTLFREYSSLRVMFACADLLDLCHAAPPRPILPLGEAARRRVAEVIRALDLG, from the coding sequence ATGCGCTTCACCGGCCTCTCCGCCTTTCCGATCACGCCCGCCGCGCCCGAGGGCCGCGTCGACCTCCCGGCCCTGCGCCGGCTCGTCGCCCGCCTGTGCGGGGCGGGCGTCGATTCGATCGGTCTTCTCGGCAGCACCGGCTCCTACCCCTACCTCACGCGCGAGGAGCGTCGCCGGGCGCTCGATGCGGCGCTCGACGAGGCCGGGGGACGGGTGCCGGTCATGGTCGGCGTCGGCGCGCTGCGGACGGACGAGGCCGTGCGGCTGGCGCAGGACGCGAGGTCGGCGGGCGCCGCGGCCGGGCTGCTGGCGGCGGTGTCCTACACGCCGCTCACCGACGACGAGGTGTTCGAGCATTTTTCGGCGGTGGCGCGGCAGAGCGGATTGCCGCTCTGCCTCTACGACAATCCCTCGACCACGCATTTCCGGTTCGGCACCGAGCTGATCGGCCGCGTGAGCCGGCTGCCCGGCATCGTCGCGGTGAAGAGCCCGGGCCAGGAGCCGCAGGCGGTGGCCGGGCATCTGGCGGGGCTTCGGGCCGTCGTCGCGCCGGACGTCTCCCTCGGCTATAGCGGCGACTGGACCACCACCGAGGCGCTCATCGCCGGCGCGGATGCCTGGTACAGCGTCGTCGCCGGGCTGTTTCCCCAGGCAGCCCTCGGCATCGTCCGCGCCGCGCAGCGCGGCGATGCGGCGGAGGCGCGGCGGCTCGATGCCCGGCTCGCGCCCCTCTGGACCCTGTTCCGGGAGTATTCGAGCCTGCGGGTGATGTTCGCCTGCGCCGATCTCCTCGACCTCTGTCACGCCGCGCCGCCGCGGCCGATCCTGCCGCTCGGCGAGGCGGCGCGGCGGCGCGTGGCCGAGGTGATCCGCGCACTCGATCTCGGGTAG
- a CDS encoding HAD-IIIC family phosphatase, whose protein sequence is MTADLSWLPEPPRDFAARLAAAEALPDPQAWDALAALSRTRLDPARTNRLDRVVQRRFLEPRRLPEESPAGPAVRLALLGSSTLSHLAAGIRVGALRRDLRLTVWEGAYGQYHRDIDGESLRAARPDIVLLALDAVDLLGPGDPAAGPEAAGIAGALDRLRALWARAKAAHGCTVIQQALLPTALPLLGANEHRMPGSLAARTARLNAALRDAAVEEGVDLLALDDAVSRDGLDSWHDPALWLRARQAVTPAAGPLYGDLVARLVGARLGRSAKALVLDLDDTLWGGTVGEDGLDGIVVGQGSALGESFLALQSYARDLTRRGVVLAVCSKNDPALARRPFAEHPDMLLRLPDFAAFVANWDDKATNLRRIAQDLRLGLDALVFVDDNPFERALVRAHLPMVAVPEVPDEPALVARRLADAGYFEAVTLTEEDRGRATAYAPDRLRPAPAGTDLAATLAGLGMRLVWRPFDAIGLPRIVQLVNKTNQFNLTTRRLREAEAAALIGDPAALTLQCRLTDRLGDNGVIAVAIGRFAGDDLVVETWLMSCRVIGRRVEEGILAILAAEAARRGARRLVGLYRPSGRNGMVADLYPRLGFTADAPGPDGEGRWVLDLAGYAPPADLPMVVAPG, encoded by the coding sequence GTGACGGCCGACCTGTCCTGGCTGCCCGAGCCGCCGCGGGATTTCGCCGCCCGCCTCGCCGCGGCGGAGGCGCTGCCCGACCCGCAAGCCTGGGACGCGCTCGCGGCGCTCTCCCGCACCCGCCTCGACCCGGCGCGGACCAACCGGCTCGACCGGGTCGTGCAGCGGCGCTTCCTTGAGCCGCGGCGCTTGCCCGAAGAATCTCCGGCCGGCCCGGCCGTGCGGCTCGCGCTCCTCGGTTCCTCGACGCTGTCGCATCTCGCGGCCGGGATCCGGGTCGGGGCGTTGCGCCGCGACCTCCGACTGACGGTGTGGGAGGGCGCCTACGGCCAGTACCATCGGGACATCGACGGCGAATCGCTGCGCGCCGCCCGGCCCGACATCGTGCTCCTCGCCCTCGATGCCGTCGATCTCCTAGGGCCCGGCGATCCGGCCGCCGGGCCGGAGGCGGCCGGCATCGCCGGTGCGCTCGACCGGCTGCGCGCCCTCTGGGCGCGGGCGAAGGCCGCGCATGGCTGCACGGTGATCCAGCAGGCGCTGCTGCCGACGGCGCTCCCCCTGCTGGGCGCCAACGAGCACCGGATGCCGGGCTCGCTCGCCGCCCGCACCGCCCGCCTCAACGCCGCCTTGCGGGACGCGGCGGTGGAGGAGGGCGTCGACCTCCTCGCCCTCGACGACGCCGTCTCGCGCGACGGCCTCGATTCGTGGCACGATCCGGCCCTGTGGCTGCGGGCCCGCCAGGCGGTGACGCCGGCCGCCGGGCCGCTCTACGGCGACCTCGTCGCCCGGCTGGTCGGGGCCCGGCTCGGCCGCTCGGCGAAGGCCCTGGTGCTCGACCTCGACGACACGCTCTGGGGCGGGACGGTCGGTGAGGACGGCCTCGACGGAATCGTGGTCGGGCAGGGCAGCGCGCTGGGCGAATCCTTCCTCGCTCTCCAATCCTACGCCCGCGACCTGACGCGCCGCGGCGTCGTGCTGGCCGTCTGCTCGAAGAACGACCCCGCGCTGGCGCGACGGCCCTTCGCCGAGCATCCCGACATGCTCCTGCGCCTGCCCGACTTCGCCGCCTTCGTGGCGAACTGGGACGACAAGGCGACGAACCTCCGGCGCATCGCGCAGGACCTCCGCCTCGGCCTCGACGCGCTGGTCTTCGTCGACGACAACCCGTTCGAGCGCGCCCTGGTGCGTGCGCATCTGCCGATGGTGGCGGTGCCGGAGGTGCCCGACGAGCCGGCGCTCGTCGCCCGCCGCTTGGCGGATGCGGGCTACTTCGAGGCCGTGACCCTGACCGAGGAGGATCGCGGGCGCGCGACAGCCTACGCGCCGGACCGCCTTCGCCCGGCCCCGGCCGGCACCGATCTCGCCGCGACCCTGGCGGGGCTCGGCATGCGGCTCGTCTGGCGCCCGTTCGACGCGATCGGGCTCCCGCGCATCGTCCAGCTCGTCAACAAGACCAATCAGTTCAACCTCACCACCCGGCGCCTGCGCGAGGCCGAGGCCGCCGCGCTGATCGGGGATCCCGCCGCCCTCACGCTGCAATGTCGCCTCACCGACCGGCTCGGCGACAACGGCGTGATCGCCGTCGCGATCGGCCGGTTCGCCGGCGACGACCTCGTCGTCGAGACCTGGCTGATGAGCTGCCGCGTCATCGGGCGGCGGGTGGAGGAGGGGATTCTGGCTATCCTGGCGGCGGAGGCCGCGCGCCGGGGCGCCCGGCGCCTCGTCGGCCTCTACCGCCCGAGCGGGCGCAACGGGATGGTGGCGGATCTCTATCCACGCCTCGGCTTCACGGCCGACGCGCCCGGGCCGGACGGGGAGGGACGGTGGGTGCTCGATCTCGCAGGTTACGCGCCGCCCGCGGATCTGCCGATGGTGGTCGCGCCGGGTTGA